A stretch of Anolis sagrei isolate rAnoSag1 chromosome X, rAnoSag1.mat, whole genome shotgun sequence DNA encodes these proteins:
- the LOC132782000 gene encoding lipid droplet assembly factor 1 isoform X1, whose amino-acid sequence MSKEIKELQKRWNSMMESVHSNPHVVAFMNSRVGRYLDDHPFVALSLLIFMAASAIPIAFFLLFVAVTAVTACVGVILMEGLLISLGGVTLFCVLGGLGMLSLAVSGVLSVCYMSLTTLLNYWPVPNSLSKKEITNGSAFLPSSPPDLDQDAANKKSE is encoded by the exons ATGTCAAAAGAAATTAAGGAACTCCAGAAACGATGGAACTCCATGATGGAAAGTGTTCACAGCAACCCTCAC GTTGTTGCCTTTATGAATTCCCGAGTTGGACGATACTTAGATGACCACCCTTTTGTTGCCCTGTCCCTGCTGATCTTCATGGCAGCCTCCGCAATTCCTATCgccttctttttgctttttgttgctgtCACAGCTGTCACTGCCTGCGTTGGAGTGATTCTAATGGAAG GGCTTTTAATCTCGCTGGGAGGTGTCACCCTGTTTTGTGTGCTTGGCGGATTGGGAATGCTGTCCCTTGCAGTGTCTGGGGTACTGAGTGTTTGCTACATGTCTCTTACAACTCTGCTGAATTACTGGCCCGTTCCAAA CAGCCTGTCAAAAAAAGAAATCACGAACGGAAGCGCTTTCTTACCAAGCAGTCCTCCTGACTTAGACCAAGATGCAGCTAATAAGAAGAGTGAATAA
- the LOC132782000 gene encoding lipid droplet assembly factor 1 isoform X2: MSKEIKELQKRWNSMMESVHSNPHVVAFMNSRVGRYLDDHPFVALSLLIFMAASAIPIAFFLLFVAVTAVTACVGVILMEGLLISLGGVTLFCVLGGLGMLSLAVSGVLSVCYMSLTTLLNYWPVPNLSKKEITNGSAFLPSSPPDLDQDAANKKSE; the protein is encoded by the exons ATGTCAAAAGAAATTAAGGAACTCCAGAAACGATGGAACTCCATGATGGAAAGTGTTCACAGCAACCCTCAC GTTGTTGCCTTTATGAATTCCCGAGTTGGACGATACTTAGATGACCACCCTTTTGTTGCCCTGTCCCTGCTGATCTTCATGGCAGCCTCCGCAATTCCTATCgccttctttttgctttttgttgctgtCACAGCTGTCACTGCCTGCGTTGGAGTGATTCTAATGGAAG GGCTTTTAATCTCGCTGGGAGGTGTCACCCTGTTTTGTGTGCTTGGCGGATTGGGAATGCTGTCCCTTGCAGTGTCTGGGGTACTGAGTGTTTGCTACATGTCTCTTACAACTCTGCTGAATTACTGGCCCGTTCCAAA CCTGTCAAAAAAAGAAATCACGAACGGAAGCGCTTTCTTACCAAGCAGTCCTCCTGACTTAGACCAAGATGCAGCTAATAAGAAGAGTGAATAA